The Methanobrevibacter sp. V74 genome includes the window TTTTGTATGTTGTGGGCTATTGAGAGTATTGTTAGTTCTTTTTCTGCATTTATCATGCCTATTCTATTTAATTTTTGGAAATGGTGTACATTTCGGAGTAATCCGAAATGTGCTTCGTTTAGATTTGCTCTTTTTTTATAGTATATTTTTCCTTCAGGAGATTTGAAATCTGCTTTCATTTTCCATCTTAAATCATCGACAGGTTCGAAAATTTCTTTTACTCTGCTTTGAGTACATTGATTTTTAACAGAGCAAGTTTTACACTTGTTTGTTGAGTATACTCTCATCCATTCGCCGTTTAGTTTTCTATCGTTTTTGTAATGTAGATGTTCATCCATTGGGCAGATAAATGAGTCTGTTTTCCATTCATAAACGAAATTTGCTTTGGCAAATGGTTTTTCTTTATTTTTAGGTTTGGATTTACTGCTTTCTGCTCGATCTGGCATCAATAATCCTATGTTATTTTTATAAGCGTATTTTATTACATTGTCGTTCATATATCCGTTGTTTGCAATTAATACTTTAGGATTGATTCCCATTTGTATTTTTAGTTCATGCAACATTTCAAATAGTTCATTAGCGTCCGTAGCATTCTGTGTTAGATATTGACCTACAACCATTCCATTTTTACTGTCTACAGCAACTTGATAATTGTAATTTAAACCCATATTTCCTTTTTTATCCATCATCCATCTTGATTCAGGGTCTGTTAAACTGATAGTATGTTTTTCATTATAATTTGCTTTTAAAACACTCAATAAATCAAGAACATAATACATATTATCCATACTAATTAAAGCAGTTTTAAGAAGAATTAACGCATTTTTATTCAAATTATCATTTATTTCACTTATTAAATTACTTATTTCCTCATTTTTTTTATTTTGGTTGTAGTATTGGTGTATTTTGTACCAAATACTATTTTTACTCCAGTTTCCACCATAATCTAAAATCAAACTTTGTAAAAATTCAATTTCTTCAATTTTGATCAAATGAAAATTGTTGGCATGGG containing:
- a CDS encoding transposase, which translates into the protein MGLIDGECVAVDGSIVKAHANNFHLIKIEEIEFLQSLILDYGGNWSKNSIWYKIHQYYNQNKKNEEISNLISEINDNLNKNALILLKTALISMDNMYYVLDLLSVLKANYNEKHTISLTDPESRWMMDKKGNMGLNYNYQVAVDSKNGMVVGQYLTQNATDANELFEMLHELKIQMGINPKVLIANNGYMNDNVIKYAYKNNIGLLMPDRAESSKSKPKNKEKPFAKANFVYEWKTDSFICPMDEHLHYKNDRKLNGEWMRVYSTNKCKTCSVKNQCTQSRVKEIFEPVDDLRWKMKADFKSPEGKIYYKKRANLNEAHFGLLRNVHHFQKLNRIGMINAEKELTILSIAHNIQKIHKNLNATLI